The DNA sequence GTTGTAAGGCACCTGAACTACTcacgaggccacgccccttaaaaggtacacatacaaaacaaaacctaaCAGTCAAGGGCGCCACCGGGTGGcggaatgtgtattttttttgtcaaaatattggaaaaaatatcTAATTGTATGGATattgataaaatatttttagtgGAAGAAGGTGGGACTTACCTTGACCGGTTCCATCCTGTGACGTGCATTGCTGTGGCCGAGAAGCGGGTAGCACTCGACGAACTTCCGGTGTTCTGCGCGGCCGCTTCTTCTTCTGCGGTCCTCCGCcgcttctccttcttcttcgaCGCTCTCATTAGCGTCGTGCTGGGCGCCAACGGTCGCCACGGCGAACAAGTCGTGCCATTTGCTTTGCCCTCAACAAACTTCCTTGACGCAGAACCAGTAGAAAATAGACGCTCTCCCCGAGGTAGAAGTGCGTTCTCTGCGGAAGAGTGTCGCACTTCGCCGGGTCCGCCGCCTCACCCGCGACGGGAAAATAAACTGTGTGTCCAAACAGCGGCGACTCCATGACCGGCgatgaataaaaacaagtggAGCTGCTTAGCCATATGTTGCCATGTGAACAAACAGGGGGAGGCGGTTGTTGCGAAAAAGCCAAGACGAGTTTAGCAAAATGTCGGAAGGAAGACAAAGCAACCAAAAAGTCTACGCTTACTTCCCAGTTGAGGACCATTTGCTGATAAAACAGCAGAGTGGTTCATCGATGATGCGGATGTAGTTTGAACCAGACCAAAGGCATCGATCGCCGAGAGCCTTTGAATCTCGacgagctgattggtcgacgaCGGTTGCTACTCGAccacataaaattaaaaatcatcaaaattgtatctattttttttaatacaatatatGTAATATTGCACAAATTAGATTTAGGCCGCACAATAACAATAggacaaaatgttaaatataattAGTATTCAACTTTATTTCCATAACATTTAGCAAGTTGTCTTGTAATATGATGACTTCATTGTTGTAACGTAATTCATATTTCTCACTTTTGACATATTTTTTGCATATGTTCACGTAACAATGTGACTATTTCGTTAGAGttgtactacttttttttcctgtaaaaaatatttctcatGGCATTGtcaatttattgtaattttaccactttttgtttttgtaaaacaacaaatgattGTGTTACATCATGTGAAACATTTTAGGCCTTTTTTGTACCATTGAGaccttcaacttttttttcttgaaaaacaaatgattgtAACTGAAGTCTTTccataaaacatattttcatcatattactccttttttcttgtaacgtGACTattttaccactttttttcttgaaaagccGCTAATTGTATGGAGAAAATGTGCATAACATTGACttcttttttaaagcaaaaaagAGAAAGCctccccaaaataataataataataaaaaagtaatgtttCTGCTACAGAAAAACAATAGAGCTGTActgtatgaaaaaataaaatcctaatAAGAGGATGTAAAGAAACGTCACGTAGCATCGGTGTGTCGGGTGTGCCTTGAAGAGGCGTGGCCTAGTCGAGTGACACCCGGCTGGAATCGAGTTGGTGTTTGTTTGGCGCGTGAGCGACGTACACGGAAGTCAAATTCACATCTGTTGTGTTCTCGATTAATAGTTCATGAAGAGTATTTGTTGACGCAGTGCAACTGGAAAAGTTAGCTCGGGACTCTGTTGTCTGTTGGTGTGACCTTTTTATTTCATGGACTTGAACACTAAGGTCATTGTCAACTCGAATGGTCAGAGTCCGGTGACAAATTATGAATGGACGCGTTGTTGTCGGGTTCCGGAAAACCATGCGgtaattacaaaaaagaaaggaggaaaaaaagacaaggatCACATGATTTGGCTTCTCCGGTGGCAAAAtattcctcaaatagtggccaggGATGTTTATTTAGGGCAGAgtacgattattattattagcgaGAAGGCCTTCATTCGTACCAATGCGTTTTTAGAATATGTAATATCAGACTGTACACATAAATAATCAATAGAATAATATCTAccttaataaataattaaaaaggcTGCTTAGTTATTCATTGCGTTAGTCGAGGcacggcatttaaaaaaaaaaataaagcagggtccgctatttgaggaaatacagtacacGCCTCGTGACACGATTCGAGAATTTAGGAGGAAATTGAACAAAAAGCTTTGCCCTGcattttaatatcataatttGATGAATAAACACATGAAGAGCTTTCAAATAATCCCATCAAATATGTAAATGTTTCAACTGTTGCCCTTTTGTTCAAAAGCCGACTGAATTCTCACAGCCGCTGTTGTGCAACACGTGAAATATTTCTTCATTGTGGTCGGAATATGTATCTTCCAAGTGGCTTTTCAAGCATGTGCAAATGCGTCAAGGTAAACAACTGGGACAGCAACGGGAATGCGGTCCGCCCGCAAAATTGCTGCCGCACAcggaagagggaaaaaaaacaagtccaaaTATTACTCGGAAAAGTTGCAATTTTGGGAGAAAAACGCCGTCATTTTAGCAGAATCAAATATTTGCATATTACGACTTCGTTCTTGCTCAAACACTTTATTTTGGGAACATTTACGACTTCTGTAACATTTCGCCTTTTAGAAAATGATGACTTATTTCTCGAGactttacaactttattcctgcaattgaagggctttttttttctcagtttctCGCAATATTACGACCTTTTTCTCGTCACATTGCGACTTTCGTCTTGACAAATGATGACCTTTTTCTCGTGCCGTTACGACTTTATTCCCTTTAACACGATGTTTTCTTAGAATACTATGAATTTATTCTCACTAAGTTATGAAATTCCTCAATTCCTGTAGCATTATGACTTTTTACTCATAATACTCCGACTTAAAGctctcaaaataaaataaagttctCTTAACTTTATTTCTGTAACATTCCGATTCTTGCAAAATTCGGACATTTTTCGTGACACAGCGAACTTATTCCTGTAACGTTTTAGCTTTTTTGTCCTCGGAATACGACAACTTCATTGTCgcgaaacaaatcaaataatcacCTAAGATTTGAACTTTAACACGACGCGGATAAAGTTAAAGATGGTAACGTTACGAGTCTTTTCTTCGTAATTGTGCGGTTATGTTGGCATAAAATACAATTGCACTTGAAAAATTGGATCTCGTaatgttttttgcatttttttttttttttatcttgcacATTTCCGACGTAATTCATGTAAAACGATGACTTCATCCTGCAGCCGGACGACGTTATTGCTGTAAAACGCCCAACTGGATCGTGTAACTTCCGACCTTTTCCCGGCCGGCTTGATTCATGTGAGCTTAACTGGtaacttttcttcttttttctcgcATCACTGCAACTTTCTGGTTGTAACttttggaccccccccccccccccccaccgttTGAGGTTTCTTTTACCGCGCTCGTTTCATTTGGTACGGCGGCAGCCGTCATCCGGCTTGACGCGTCCGCAAGCGAAAGGCCCAAAGCGGAAGTAGAAGGGAAGCGTTTTGAATCCGAGCGGGCTCCGCTCAAACGGCTTCCCGCGTCCTCGTCCTCGCTGCGGAATCGTTGCGGTTCCGGCTCATCGACCGCCCGCCGTCCCGGTCCAGCGGCCCCTCTTCCCCCGTCCTGCCCCCGGGGCGCCGTCCCTTCTCCCGTGTGCCCGATGGGTCTCGTTTGAAAAAAGACCCGTCAGAGGCCGGCACGGGGCTCCGCCGCCCCGGCGGGGCTCGCGGCGACTGCGGCCGCGGGAACTGCTTGGCGTCCAGCGCGTCTTTGTACTGGATCTCGGGGCGGATCATCCTCAGGCAGGCCGCCGCGGTGCCGTTGTCCAGCCCCGGCCGCAGCTCGTAGCCCAGAATCTTGGCCGGGCCGCTCTGGAAGGGCCTGATGGTTTTGTCTCGGATGCGGTGGGCCTCCACGGGCTCGCCGCTGTTGCGCAGGCAGGCCGCGGCCAGGGCCTCGCGCCGGCTGCGCAGGAGCGCCACTTCCCGCTCCATCCGCGCCGCGCCGAACGCCTCCGCTTCCCGCCAGAAGGTCCGGTTGAAGGCCCGATACAAGTGCCAGTCCAAGGCGTTCCACCGGCGCAGCTTTTCCCGCTGCCCGTCCGTGAGGACCGGATCGGGCGGCGCCCCGGCCGGCGGGCGCCCGCTTCGGACCCCGCCCGCCCGGCCGTCGCCGTCCGGCTTCCGCTGCCGCGCGTTGAGGCTGAACGACACGACGGCGTCCAGAGGCCAACACAGGGCGTGGCGCAGGAGGATCACGGACTGGTCGAAGAACTCGGACACCAGCACCAGCTTGAAGGTCTGGCGCACGGCGGCCTCGCCGCGTCGCGCCAGAGCCGCCGAGAAGTTGGCGTTGTGGTCCATGCCGAAGTCGAACCACAGCAGGTTGCGGGCGTAGTGGTTGTTGCGGGCGCGGGGGTCGTAGTACTTGCCGGGGTCGTCCGCAAAGTCGCCCAAGCTTTTGGCTTTCCGGAAGGCGGGCGCCACTTCTTTGTAATACGCGAAGGACGACTCGGCCAGAGCCGCGGGGTCCCTGACGATGGAGAAGTAGAAGGTGTCCGCGGGCATCACCTTCTCCACCTGAGACGACACAAAAGACTTGGCTAGCATAAAGGGCGGCACGGCCACGTTTGGACGTTTCTCCGCATTTTCTCCCGTGACATTTGGCTTCGGTTTCAATGCCGTGAATTCCCCCCCGAATCCTTTCGCGCGCTCACCTCGGCTTTCTGAAATCTCATGTGATTGCCCATGACGTGGAACTCCACCGCTCGAGGGCCCCGGTAGCCCTTGACTCGGTGGGCGCTGAAGGGCAGCGGGTAGCCCAGCTGGTAGCCCGGCGGCAGGGCGAAGCGGAGGCCGCGCTCCTCCCCGAAGCGGTACAGCATGTTGAGCACCGTGCTGCTGGCCGTCTTGTGCGTCTTGAGGAACATGATGTGGGTGCGCGGCCGGCAGGGGCCCAGAGACGGACCCCGGCCGTCAGGGGACGAGAAGATGGAGCCGGCGGCCGGACGGACGCCGCTGGAAAAGAAAGCGCCTTAGCAACGCGGTCATTCCCACGGCGGCGTGACCTTTCCCACAAAACCTTACGACTTTTAACATGCCGCCATACTCGGACTTTCCGCCggtaaaatgtactttttttcgcCCGAAACTTTCTTTTCCTTGCTACTATTCTGACTTTATCCCCGAACATTATGAACCCCCCCAATATTACAACATTATTCTCACATTAGGACTTTAGTCTCGCAATCATTTCCACATTATtacgcccttttttttttcccacgaaGTTTCTTTGTCGCAATATTCCGACGTCAATCTCGTACCGATGCGACTTTTTCTTGGCAAGTTGCACCGTTTTCCACGTAACACCCAAACCTTTTTCCTACGTCGCGACTTTGTTCCCGCCACTCTacgacttttttcttgtaagtggtttttttttttctcggaaaataactttattgacaCTGCGTCTTTTTCTCATCATATTCCGACTTTTCTTGTGACCGATTTTGACTTCGTTCCCGTAACGCCCGTGACTTTTTCCGCAGCCTTAACCCTCGTCCGACTTTGCCGGCGGCGACGGTGCGCCAGAGATCTCCGGTTACCTCTTGCTGAAGATGATTCCCAGCAGTTGTCCGGCGAAGGCGACGGCCACGAAGAGCAGCAGCGCCTTCCACATCCAAAGCGGCCCCAGCCGGCCGCACGCCAGCGCTCGCAACATCCTGCCGGGGGCGCGGAAGCCACGAGATGAGCGTATGTCACATTTGCGGCCGCGGCCGCGACAAGCTTTCGCTCCTTCGGGTCAATTTCCACCTCAAATGacgaatgactttttttttttctcgtaaaagtggctttttttgtttgtttgttacaacTTATTTTCCGTAATATTACGTTATTATTCTCGAAGGCTTTCTGCCTTGTGACATTCCTCCTCTTTCTGTAATATGATGACATTATCGGCGTAGCATTATGACTTTTCAATCTCGTTACATTGCAATTTGTTTCCAAAATATGACGTTATTCTCGAAAccgcacaatttttttttggggggggggggggggcaactatAGACAATTTCCCCACAGTATGAAAACTTTGTTCTGGAccaaaaaaattctcaaaacatcgcagctttttttcctcacaaaatGTCGACTTTACTGCCACAATGTTACGACGACATTCTTATgacattcatttttctttttgttgcaaAATGTTGACCTTTTTCTCCACAATTTTATGACCTTAATATTGTAAGCATGTGGACTTTCCCCCGCACTCTATTATCTTGTTACCCTCATAACACTGTGCCCTTTTTTCCTCACATCACAACGTCCTTCTCGTAACATTCGGACTTTTTGCAGGGACCACTGTGACCTGCCCCCTCACAACACTCCGTACGTTCTTTTAGAACTATGTAACCCTACAACGCGACCGTCATGGCACTGACATTCGAGCCTTTCCGTCACAACACTGCAACATGTTTCTCCCCCGATGGATGCGAGAAATACTCGAGGACCCCAAACAACAGATGCTCAGTGGGCTGGATTTCAAAACGGAGCTGGCTCTTCTTGACCCACCTCTGttttaaagcaaaacaaaaaaaaaaaaaaggcctttgcGTGAGGAGGGGaagggacccccccccccacccccacccacacacgcacaccccgccgagcccccccacccccttctaTGTCTGCATTTATTTCTCTACACAATCCCCGTTTTGcaatttcttccatttttttctccacctgcacccttttttaaattttaattttaaccttttttttttgctccctcATGCATAAAGCGGACGCTACCTGGCTCTCCGTTTGAAAAGCATCGCTGTGTCCCCGGACCGGTATCGGCGGCGGCGTTGTTCGCGTGCAGCCGCCGGGAGCTCGGAACATCTCGCTGCGGGGAGGAGGTGAACCGGGGCCGGGGTTCGGTTCGGAAAGCGAGCGGGGCCGCAAAACGTCGGAGGTGTTTTGTGCTTTTGATTTGCTTGAGCTGCTTAATCGtgcacagaaaagaaaaagcggGCGAGCGAGACAAAAGACGCCGCTGACTTCCGCTCACTTGCAGAATAAAAGTCCGGCGAAGGTGGGAAGCACTTCCGGTCACCTCCGAAATAAAACCAAG is a window from the Phycodurus eques isolate BA_2022a chromosome 23, UOR_Pequ_1.1, whole genome shotgun sequence genome containing:
- the gal3st4 gene encoding galactose-3-O-sulfotransferase 4 isoform X1 — encoded protein: MLFKRRARMLRALACGRLGPLWMWKALLLFVAVAFAGQLLGIIFSKSGVRPAAGSIFSSPDGRGPSLGPCRPRTHIMFLKTHKTASSTVLNMLYRFGEERGLRFALPPGYQLGYPLPFSAHRVKGYRGPRAVEFHVMGNHMRFQKAEVEKVMPADTFYFSIVRDPAALAESSFAYYKEVAPAFRKAKSLGDFADDPGKYYDPRARNNHYARNLLWFDFGMDHNANFSAALARRGEAAVRQTFKLVLVSEFFDQSVILLRHALCWPLDAVVSFSLNARQRKPDGDGRAGGVRSGRPPAGAPPDPVLTDGQREKLRRWNALDWHLYRAFNRTFWREAEAFGAARMEREVALLRSRREALAAACLRNSGEPVEAHRIRDKTIRPFQSGPAKILGYELRPGLDNGTAAACLRMIRPEIQYKDALDAKQFPRPQSPRAPPGRRSPVPASDGSFFKRDPSGTREKGRRPGGRTGEEGPLDRDGGRSMSRNRNDSAARTRTREAV
- the gal3st4 gene encoding galactose-3-O-sulfotransferase 4 isoform X2, whose protein sequence is MLRALACGRLGPLWMWKALLLFVAVAFAGQLLGIIFSKSGVRPAAGSIFSSPDGRGPSLGPCRPRTHIMFLKTHKTASSTVLNMLYRFGEERGLRFALPPGYQLGYPLPFSAHRVKGYRGPRAVEFHVMGNHMRFQKAEVEKVMPADTFYFSIVRDPAALAESSFAYYKEVAPAFRKAKSLGDFADDPGKYYDPRARNNHYARNLLWFDFGMDHNANFSAALARRGEAAVRQTFKLVLVSEFFDQSVILLRHALCWPLDAVVSFSLNARQRKPDGDGRAGGVRSGRPPAGAPPDPVLTDGQREKLRRWNALDWHLYRAFNRTFWREAEAFGAARMEREVALLRSRREALAAACLRNSGEPVEAHRIRDKTIRPFQSGPAKILGYELRPGLDNGTAAACLRMIRPEIQYKDALDAKQFPRPQSPRAPPGRRSPVPASDGSFFKRDPSGTREKGRRPGGRTGEEGPLDRDGGRSMSRNRNDSAARTRTREAV